One Streptomyces lincolnensis genomic region harbors:
- a CDS encoding ATP-binding cassette domain-containing protein has product MTERIHRLGLRFLRVRWRVLVRLGGWSVLETAQTFLTGYAPARALDAGFLAGRPEVGLGWLAVAGLGVLVGAYGTARVYAAVAALVEPLRDRLVERVVARGVREADAGALSGLTQQVEIARDTFAGLVMVSRSFLFTTVGALVGLFSLDPLLLLVVGPPLLAGVGLFAATLGPLARRQETFLVADEALAENLGAVCPGLRDVTASGAETRIAAGTDTRIDTELRAARSLARWGVLRVASLALGGQLPIVLLLVAAPWLLDRGVTPGALVGALAYVTQSLLPALNNLVHGLGSSGSRLVVVLRRLVREKTADTTADTTDHDGPAPQAPTEDTDSTGSTGPSASHAPHLTALSLASVTFAYGPHSAPVIDDLDLDVPAGAHLAVVGPSGIGKSTLTALVAGLLRPGRGTVRVDGRPVTGPGAVGRRVLIPQEAYVVTGTLAENLGLLRPDPVPEAELLAAAEAVGLVPLLEALGGPSAHVDPAALSAGERQLVALTRAYLSYAPLALLDEATCHLDPAAEERAERAFAARPGGTLVVVAHRISSARRADRVLMMDGRRTAYGTHEELVRGSTSYRALVGGWASGPSRRSEPALALGDPDRVDTVAGPGLAGDGGHVVAHRPVGQVQTPGDLGDGGTLRRQG; this is encoded by the coding sequence GTGACCGAACGGATCCATCGGCTCGGGCTGCGGTTCCTGCGGGTGCGGTGGCGGGTGCTGGTACGGCTCGGCGGGTGGTCCGTGCTGGAGACGGCCCAGACGTTCCTGACCGGGTACGCCCCGGCACGCGCCCTGGACGCGGGGTTCCTGGCCGGGCGGCCGGAGGTCGGGCTCGGCTGGCTCGCGGTGGCCGGGCTCGGCGTCCTGGTGGGCGCGTACGGCACGGCCCGGGTGTACGCCGCGGTGGCCGCGCTGGTGGAACCGCTCCGGGACCGGCTCGTCGAGCGGGTCGTGGCGCGCGGGGTGCGGGAGGCGGACGCCGGGGCGCTGTCGGGCCTCACCCAGCAGGTGGAGATCGCGCGGGACACGTTCGCCGGGCTGGTGATGGTGTCGCGGTCGTTCCTGTTCACCACCGTCGGCGCCCTGGTCGGCCTGTTCTCGCTGGACCCGCTGCTCCTGCTGGTCGTCGGACCTCCCCTGCTCGCCGGGGTGGGCCTGTTCGCGGCGACGCTCGGGCCATTGGCCCGCAGGCAGGAGACGTTCCTGGTCGCCGACGAGGCCCTGGCCGAGAATCTCGGTGCCGTCTGCCCGGGGCTGCGGGACGTCACCGCGAGCGGCGCGGAGACCCGGATCGCCGCCGGGACGGACACCCGGATCGACACCGAGCTGCGGGCGGCGCGTTCCCTGGCCCGCTGGGGCGTCCTGCGCGTGGCCTCCCTGGCGCTCGGCGGTCAGCTGCCGATCGTGCTGCTGCTCGTCGCCGCGCCCTGGCTCCTCGACCGCGGCGTCACCCCGGGCGCCCTGGTCGGCGCGCTCGCCTACGTCACCCAGTCGCTGCTGCCCGCCCTGAACAACCTGGTCCACGGTCTGGGCAGCAGCGGCTCCCGCCTGGTCGTGGTGCTGCGCCGACTGGTCCGTGAGAAGACCGCCGACACCACGGCCGACACCACGGACCACGACGGCCCGGCGCCGCAGGCCCCCACCGAGGACACCGACAGCACTGGCAGTACCGGGCCGAGCGCTTCTCACGCCCCGCACCTCACCGCCCTCTCCCTCGCCTCCGTCACCTTCGCCTACGGCCCCCACAGCGCCCCCGTGATCGACGACCTCGACCTCGACGTCCCGGCCGGCGCGCACCTGGCCGTCGTAGGCCCGAGCGGGATCGGCAAGTCGACGCTCACCGCGCTGGTCGCCGGGCTGCTGCGGCCCGGCCGGGGGACGGTCAGGGTCGACGGGCGGCCGGTGACGGGGCCGGGCGCGGTCGGGCGACGGGTGCTGATTCCGCAGGAGGCGTACGTCGTCACCGGCACCCTCGCGGAGAACCTCGGTCTGCTCCGGCCGGACCCGGTCCCCGAGGCGGAGCTGCTCGCCGCGGCGGAGGCGGTGGGGCTCGTCCCGCTGCTCGAAGCGCTCGGCGGGCCGTCGGCGCACGTCGATCCGGCGGCCCTGTCCGCGGGCGAGCGGCAGCTCGTCGCGCTGACGCGGGCCTATCTGTCGTACGCCCCGCTCGCGTTGCTGGACGAGGCGACCTGCCACCTCGATCCGGCGGCGGAGGAGCGCGCCGAGCGGGCCTTCGCCGCCCGTCCCGGCGGCACCCTCGTGGTCGTGGCCCACCGGATCAGCTCGGCCCGCAGGGCGGACCGGGTGCTGATGATGGACGGCAGGCGTACGGCGTACGGAACGCACGAGGAGCTGGTGCGCGGTTCGACGTCCTACCGTGCGCTCGTCGGGGGCTGGGCCTCCGGGCCCTCCCGGCGGTCAGAGCCAGCCCTCGCCCTGGGAGATCCGGATCGCGTCGATACGGTTGCGGGCCCCGGTCTTGCGGGTGATGGCGGCCATGTAGTTGCGCACCGTCCCGTGGGACAGGTGCAGACTCCCGGCGATCTCGGCGACGGAGGCACCCTCCGCCGCCAGGGATAA
- a CDS encoding ABC transporter ATP-binding protein — protein MPTDPEHDPVLRGPLGPDPARCLVLCLVSTAATGVGLLLPAALGRALDLLLARAPATHWVLGCAGLVLLLALLDACETVLRGTVDARTTAWLRRRLTGHVLAVGPRAAARFGPGDLVARLVGNAAQAGTAPTARAALLSAVAGPVGGIVALGLINPWLAVVFLAGAPVLALLLRAFARDTTECVTHYQRVQGRIAGALAEAVAGHRTIAAAGAVDRETARILRPLPELSRAGHRMWRVQGRASGQAVAVAPLLQLGVVAVAGVLLVRHRLTVGEVLAASRYAVLATGVGVLVGHLAGLARARAAAGRLGEVLTEPAPTHGSHSLPAGPGRLELRGVTARRGGRTVLDGLDLVVPGGSTLAVVGRSGAGKSLLAAVAGRLTDPDEGEVLLDGVPLRDLTHDALRRAVGHAFERPVLLGDTVQDAIALGLAAPSPTRVREAARTARADDFVRRLPDGYATAVADAPRSGGESQRLGLARAFAHGGRLLVLDDALSSLDTVTETHITDALVHGGSGSTRLLIAHRASTAARADLVAWLDGGRVRAVGTHQELWEEAGYRAVFGEPEGVEVKGEAERQPGRAGGGVPS, from the coding sequence ATGCCGACCGATCCGGAACACGACCCGGTGCTGCGCGGGCCGCTCGGTCCGGACCCCGCCCGCTGTCTGGTCCTGTGCCTGGTGAGCACGGCCGCGACCGGCGTCGGACTGCTGCTGCCGGCCGCCCTGGGCCGCGCCCTTGACCTCCTGCTGGCGCGGGCGCCGGCGACCCACTGGGTGCTCGGCTGCGCCGGGCTCGTCCTGCTGCTCGCGCTGCTCGACGCCTGCGAGACCGTGCTGCGCGGCACGGTCGACGCCCGCACCACCGCCTGGCTGCGCCGACGGCTCACCGGGCACGTCCTGGCCGTCGGACCGCGCGCCGCCGCCCGCTTCGGGCCCGGGGACCTCGTCGCCCGTCTCGTCGGCAACGCCGCTCAGGCCGGCACGGCTCCCACCGCCCGCGCCGCCCTGCTCTCCGCGGTCGCCGGACCCGTCGGCGGCATCGTCGCACTGGGTCTCATCAACCCCTGGCTCGCGGTGGTGTTCCTGGCCGGAGCACCGGTGCTGGCGCTGCTGCTGCGCGCCTTCGCCCGCGACACCACGGAGTGCGTGACGCACTACCAGCGGGTGCAGGGCCGGATCGCCGGGGCGCTCGCGGAGGCCGTCGCCGGACACCGGACCATCGCCGCGGCGGGGGCGGTGGACCGGGAGACGGCTCGAATCCTGCGGCCGCTGCCCGAGCTGTCCCGGGCCGGACACCGGATGTGGCGGGTGCAGGGGCGGGCGAGCGGCCAGGCCGTCGCCGTGGCGCCGCTGCTCCAGCTCGGGGTCGTCGCCGTCGCCGGGGTGCTCCTCGTCCGGCACCGTCTCACCGTCGGGGAGGTCCTCGCGGCCTCCCGGTACGCGGTCCTGGCCACCGGCGTCGGCGTGCTGGTCGGACATCTCGCGGGCCTGGCCCGGGCCCGGGCGGCGGCCGGCCGCCTGGGCGAAGTGCTGACGGAGCCCGCCCCCACCCACGGCTCGCATTCCCTGCCGGCCGGGCCGGGCCGGCTGGAGCTGCGTGGCGTCACGGCCCGGCGCGGCGGACGGACCGTGCTGGACGGGCTCGACCTGGTCGTGCCCGGCGGTTCGACCCTCGCCGTGGTCGGCCGGTCGGGCGCGGGCAAATCCCTGCTCGCCGCGGTCGCCGGGCGGCTCACCGACCCCGACGAGGGCGAGGTCCTGCTCGACGGCGTACCCCTGCGCGACCTCACCCACGACGCGCTGCGCCGGGCGGTGGGCCACGCCTTCGAACGCCCCGTACTGCTCGGCGACACCGTCCAGGACGCCATCGCCCTCGGACTGGCCGCCCCCTCCCCCACCCGGGTCCGGGAGGCGGCCCGCACCGCCCGCGCGGACGACTTCGTCCGCCGCCTGCCCGACGGCTACGCCACCGCCGTCGCCGACGCCCCACGCTCCGGCGGCGAGTCCCAACGCCTCGGTCTCGCCCGCGCGTTCGCCCACGGCGGCCGGCTGCTCGTCCTCGACGACGCCCTCTCCAGCCTCGACACCGTCACCGAGACCCACATCACGGACGCCCTCGTCCACGGCGGCTCCGGCAGCACCCGCCTCCTGATCGCCCACCGAGCCTCCACGGCGGCCCGCGCGGACCTGGTGGCCTGGCTGGACGGGGGACGGGTGCGGGCGGTGGGCACGCATCAGGAGCTGTGGGAGGAGGCGGGCTACCGGGCGGTGTTCGGCGAGCCGGAGGGGGTCGAGGTGAAGGGTGAGGCCGAGCGACAGCCCGGCCGGGCCGGCGGAGGAGTCCCGTCGTGA
- a CDS encoding SapB/AmfS family lanthipeptide — protein sequence MALLDLQTMETEDRTEGGGPSTLSLLSCVSAASVTLCL from the coding sequence ATGGCACTTCTCGACCTGCAGACGATGGAGACCGAAGACCGCACCGAGGGTGGCGGCCCCAGCACCCTCAGCCTGCTGTCGTGCGTGAGCGCGGCCAGCGTCACGCTCTGTCTCTGA
- the lanKC gene encoding class III lanthionine synthetase LanKC has protein sequence MDKRYEVYALADRHFYETPDRLSTESGQAAPPFETALRTVPEGWDASRIGDWLTLTPLGPDGSPVAGPAQGWKIHASATRANAERIAAIVWDYCVPRRIPFKFVPGPHLLHLRNTKYAARDTSGKFVTVYPADEEQLHLVLRELGKLLEGFEGPYILTDLRWYDGPLYVRYGAFARTFVVDERGSLVPAVRDGAGTLVPDRRAPSFQVPEWVTLPAFLQPHLAARNTTTVGELPYRIEKALHFSNGGGVYAGTDTRDGSKVVLKEGRPHAGLASDGADAIARLEREKYALEQASGTGVVPEVRDWFTLGDHRFLVMDFLEGRPLNSFFAERHPLLTPDPDPRAVADYTAWALRIHRAVERAVEAVHACGIVFNDLHVFNIMVAPDEESVSLLDFEAAAPVTENGRQVVAHPGFFAPPDRRGADVDRYALACLRIALFLPVTTLFVVDRGKAAHLAEVITRQFPDVPREFLDEAVAEITRGTTVRAPSFADPGDWPYSRDSMVKAILASATPDREDRLFPGDITQFNDGGGLGLAHGAAGVLYALEAVGAERYEEGERWLLARTAPAPTGTPLGLYDGLAGVAHVLERLGHRQRALDLIGSILAERWQNLSSDLHGGLAGLGLVLGELARTTGEPELRDRAAEAADILVRRLAEPPADTPRRRAGLMRGATGPALFLLRQYEHTGEKRLLDAAEVALRRDLACCVTHEGGSLEVDEGWRTLPYLGDGSAGIGMVLDDLLAHVSDADGEFERARAGILTAATSRFYVQPGLLQGRAGMILHLARTGTPGASGTRLAEQIAGLGWFAMSYQGQLAFPGHQMMRLSMDLSTGTAGCLLALGAALDTRTEAHLPFLPPIGRPPQRGSAT, from the coding sequence ATGGACAAGCGGTACGAGGTGTACGCGCTCGCCGACAGACACTTCTACGAGACGCCGGACCGGCTGTCGACGGAGAGTGGGCAGGCGGCGCCGCCGTTCGAGACGGCGCTGCGGACGGTGCCGGAGGGCTGGGACGCGTCCCGGATCGGCGACTGGCTGACCCTGACGCCGCTCGGCCCGGACGGCTCACCGGTGGCGGGCCCGGCCCAGGGCTGGAAGATCCACGCCTCGGCCACCCGGGCGAACGCGGAGCGGATCGCCGCGATCGTGTGGGACTACTGCGTGCCCCGGCGCATCCCGTTCAAGTTCGTGCCCGGCCCGCATCTGCTGCACCTGCGCAACACCAAGTACGCGGCCCGCGACACCAGCGGCAAGTTCGTCACCGTCTACCCGGCCGACGAGGAGCAGCTGCACCTCGTACTGCGGGAGCTGGGCAAGCTGCTGGAGGGGTTCGAGGGGCCCTACATCCTCACCGACCTGCGGTGGTACGACGGCCCGCTCTACGTCCGCTACGGCGCCTTCGCGCGCACCTTCGTCGTCGACGAGCGGGGCTCGCTGGTGCCGGCGGTGCGGGACGGCGCGGGCACGCTGGTGCCGGACCGGCGGGCGCCCTCCTTCCAGGTGCCCGAGTGGGTCACGCTGCCCGCCTTCCTCCAGCCGCATCTGGCGGCCCGCAACACCACGACGGTGGGCGAGCTGCCGTACCGCATCGAGAAGGCGCTGCACTTCTCCAACGGCGGCGGGGTGTACGCGGGCACCGACACCCGCGACGGAAGCAAGGTGGTCCTGAAGGAGGGGCGGCCGCACGCGGGGCTGGCCTCCGACGGCGCGGACGCGATCGCGCGTCTGGAGCGGGAGAAGTACGCCCTGGAGCAGGCGTCGGGGACCGGTGTGGTGCCGGAGGTACGGGACTGGTTCACGCTCGGTGACCACCGCTTCCTCGTCATGGACTTCCTGGAGGGGCGTCCGCTCAATTCCTTCTTCGCCGAGCGGCACCCGCTGCTCACCCCGGATCCCGACCCCCGGGCCGTGGCCGACTACACCGCGTGGGCGCTGCGCATCCACCGGGCGGTGGAGCGGGCGGTGGAGGCGGTGCACGCGTGCGGGATCGTCTTCAACGACCTGCACGTCTTCAACATCATGGTCGCGCCCGACGAGGAGTCGGTGTCGCTGCTCGACTTCGAGGCGGCGGCGCCGGTCACGGAGAACGGGCGCCAGGTGGTCGCCCATCCCGGCTTCTTCGCCCCGCCGGACCGCAGGGGCGCCGACGTCGACCGGTACGCGCTGGCCTGTCTGCGGATCGCCCTGTTCCTGCCCGTCACCACGCTGTTCGTGGTCGACCGGGGCAAGGCGGCCCATCTCGCCGAGGTGATCACCCGTCAGTTCCCGGACGTGCCGCGGGAGTTCTTGGACGAGGCTGTCGCGGAGATCACCCGGGGCACCACCGTGCGGGCACCGTCCTTCGCGGACCCCGGCGACTGGCCCTACAGCCGCGACTCCATGGTCAAGGCGATCCTCGCCTCGGCCACCCCGGACCGCGAGGACCGGCTCTTCCCCGGCGACATCACGCAGTTCAACGACGGCGGCGGCCTCGGTCTCGCACACGGCGCGGCCGGTGTGCTGTACGCGCTGGAGGCGGTCGGCGCCGAACGCTACGAGGAGGGCGAGCGCTGGCTCCTGGCCCGCACCGCGCCCGCGCCGACGGGCACGCCCCTCGGGCTCTACGACGGGCTCGCGGGCGTCGCCCATGTCCTGGAGCGGCTCGGGCACCGGCAGCGCGCCCTCGATCTGATCGGCTCGATCCTCGCCGAGCGGTGGCAGAACCTCTCCTCCGATCTGCACGGCGGGCTGGCCGGACTCGGGCTGGTGCTCGGCGAGCTGGCGCGGACGACCGGCGAGCCGGAGCTGCGGGACCGTGCCGCCGAGGCCGCCGACATCCTCGTACGACGTCTGGCGGAACCTCCGGCGGACACGCCCCGACGGCGGGCCGGGCTCATGCGAGGGGCCACCGGGCCCGCGCTGTTCCTGCTGCGGCAGTACGAACACACCGGTGAGAAACGGCTGTTGGACGCGGCGGAGGTGGCTCTGCGCCGGGACCTGGCGTGCTGTGTGACGCACGAGGGCGGCTCGCTGGAGGTCGACGAGGGCTGGCGGACGCTGCCGTACCTCGGTGACGGAAGCGCGGGCATCGGGATGGTCCTGGACGACCTCCTCGCCCATGTCAGCGATGCCGACGGGGAGTTCGAGCGCGCTCGGGCCGGCATCCTGACCGCCGCCACCAGCCGTTTCTATGTGCAGCCCGGCCTGCTCCAGGGCCGTGCCGGAATGATCCTGCACCTCGCCCGCACGGGCACGCCCGGAGCGAGCGGGACACGGCTCGCCGAACAGATCGCCGGACTCGGCTGGTTCGCGATGTCGTACCAGGGCCAACTGGCCTTCCCGGGGCACCAGATGATGCGCCTGTCGATGGACCTGAGTACCGGAACGGCGGGATGTCTGCTCGCGCTCGGCGCGGCCCTCGACACCCGGACCGAGGCCCACCTGCCGTTCCTGCCGCCGATCGGGCGGCCCCCACAGCGCGGTTCCGCGACCTGA
- a CDS encoding SpoIIE family protein phosphatase: protein MADVVSEGAAGRRTRTLRAEGALKTLTTDPDSPERLRRVLEQALVFARATFAAVYAPGQGGDPLCLVESVGVPRTFYGLRDSYTRSGRSPVAEVLRTGHPLWLGPAELAVFPESRRTPTREFSLAALPGHGGDGGICLLAVSEEAAGFDSEDRACLELVADAVIGPVLGRPAEGEELQSGAFSLAMDSGRVEVGDDILDLFGLAREAFDGKVETLLGLTVPEDLPSLMSVVEADHMSIGERELEFRVLQPTGPPKWLRLSGRLVPGGEGRPARLVGTVGDASTLRSDVTDVARVQRLAAALAVAGTVRDVSQAVVSALRGPLQADRIALAELENDRLVVTVLDPPEPEAWPELWRMEWRSEWPDAPVRAMPTLAAALREGRAQIWPAGAALEPALADVGPGGLAVLPLPAAGRMAGACLIGWDSPHDFGTDERALLTASAGLAGQALMRAHAFDAEHELVGMLQRQLLPRRLPKLPGAVAVARYLPSTAGLELGGDWYDVIPLPDNHVALVIGDVQGHSAGAATLMGQMRTALRAYAVEGHPPDVVVSHANRLLMDMETDLFATCAYVDVDLEEGSAWCVRAGHLPPVLRHPDGGTEIAEAEGGPPLGVVTQADFPMSPLRLQPGTVLALTTDGLVETTEEDIDVGMDRFAHGLAVSDPTDLGLVADALLGNARRSDDVALLLLRYDGMATRPQREGWTVWRVPQAVGQARRFTRRTLRTWGVPADDMDAVLLVVSELVTNALVHTDGRVRLDLTRINHRLRVAVTDGSPRTPVKPTSIGWEATGGRGILLVEAVSAVWGTVPVSGGKQVWSELTLPE, encoded by the coding sequence ATGGCGGACGTGGTCAGTGAGGGCGCTGCGGGACGCAGAACGAGAACTTTGCGTGCCGAAGGTGCCCTGAAAACGCTCACCACCGATCCCGACTCGCCCGAACGGCTGCGCCGCGTCCTGGAGCAGGCGCTGGTCTTCGCGAGAGCGACCTTCGCCGCCGTGTACGCCCCCGGCCAGGGCGGCGACCCGCTGTGCCTGGTCGAGTCCGTCGGCGTCCCCAGGACCTTCTACGGCCTGCGGGACAGCTACACCCGCTCCGGGCGCTCCCCGGTGGCCGAGGTCCTGCGCACCGGACACCCTCTCTGGCTCGGCCCGGCCGAGCTCGCCGTCTTCCCGGAGTCCCGGCGGACCCCGACGCGGGAGTTCTCCCTGGCCGCCCTGCCCGGGCACGGAGGCGACGGCGGGATCTGCCTGCTCGCCGTGAGTGAGGAGGCGGCCGGCTTCGACAGCGAGGACCGCGCCTGTCTCGAACTGGTCGCCGACGCCGTGATCGGCCCGGTCCTGGGCCGTCCGGCCGAGGGCGAGGAACTCCAGTCGGGCGCCTTCAGCCTCGCCATGGACAGCGGACGCGTCGAGGTCGGCGACGACATCCTGGACCTGTTCGGCCTGGCCCGTGAGGCGTTCGACGGCAAGGTCGAGACCCTGCTCGGGCTGACCGTGCCCGAGGACCTGCCCTCGCTGATGTCCGTGGTGGAGGCCGACCACATGTCGATCGGCGAGCGCGAGCTGGAGTTCCGGGTGCTCCAGCCCACCGGGCCGCCCAAATGGCTGAGGCTGAGCGGCCGGCTCGTGCCCGGCGGCGAGGGCCGCCCGGCGCGGCTGGTGGGCACGGTCGGCGACGCCTCCACCCTGCGCTCCGACGTCACCGACGTGGCCCGGGTGCAGCGCCTGGCCGCCGCCCTCGCCGTCGCCGGCACGGTCCGGGACGTCAGCCAGGCCGTCGTCTCCGCGCTGCGCGGCCCGCTCCAGGCCGACCGGATCGCCCTCGCCGAGCTGGAGAACGACCGGCTCGTCGTCACCGTCCTCGACCCGCCCGAACCGGAGGCCTGGCCCGAGCTGTGGCGCATGGAGTGGCGCAGCGAATGGCCCGACGCCCCCGTGCGCGCCATGCCCACGCTCGCCGCCGCGCTGCGCGAGGGCCGGGCCCAGATCTGGCCCGCCGGCGCCGCCCTGGAGCCCGCCCTCGCCGACGTCGGCCCCGGCGGCCTCGCCGTGCTGCCGCTGCCCGCCGCCGGCCGGATGGCCGGGGCCTGTCTGATCGGCTGGGACAGCCCGCACGACTTCGGCACCGACGAACGCGCCCTGCTCACCGCCTCCGCCGGCCTCGCCGGACAGGCCCTGATGCGCGCCCACGCCTTCGACGCCGAGCACGAACTCGTCGGCATGCTCCAGCGCCAGCTGCTGCCCCGCCGCCTGCCCAAGCTGCCCGGCGCGGTCGCCGTGGCCCGCTACCTGCCGAGCACCGCGGGACTGGAACTGGGCGGCGACTGGTACGACGTGATCCCGCTGCCCGACAACCACGTTGCCCTCGTCATCGGCGACGTCCAGGGCCACAGCGCGGGCGCCGCCACCCTCATGGGCCAGATGCGCACCGCGCTGCGCGCCTACGCCGTCGAGGGACATCCGCCGGACGTGGTGGTCTCCCACGCCAACCGGCTCCTGATGGACATGGAGACCGACCTGTTCGCCACCTGCGCCTACGTCGACGTCGACCTGGAGGAGGGCTCCGCCTGGTGCGTGCGCGCCGGGCACCTGCCGCCCGTGCTGCGTCACCCGGACGGCGGTACGGAGATCGCCGAGGCCGAGGGCGGGCCGCCGCTGGGCGTGGTGACCCAGGCCGACTTCCCGATGAGCCCGCTCCGGCTGCAACCCGGCACCGTGCTCGCCCTGACCACCGACGGCCTCGTCGAGACCACCGAGGAGGACATCGACGTCGGCATGGACCGCTTCGCGCACGGTCTGGCCGTCTCCGACCCCACCGACCTCGGCCTCGTCGCCGACGCCCTGCTCGGCAACGCCCGCCGCAGCGACGACGTCGCCCTGCTCCTGCTGCGCTACGACGGCATGGCCACCCGCCCGCAGCGCGAGGGCTGGACCGTGTGGCGGGTCCCCCAGGCCGTGGGCCAGGCCCGCCGCTTCACCCGCCGCACCCTGCGCACCTGGGGTGTGCCGGCGGACGACATGGACGCCGTCCTGCTCGTCGTCTCCGAGCTCGTCACCAACGCCCTCGTGCACACCGACGGCCGGGTCCGCCTCGACCTCACCCGGATCAACCACCGGCTGCGTGTCGCGGTCACCGACGGCTCCCCGCGCACCCCGGTCAAGCCCACCAGCATCGGCTGGGAGGCCACCGGCGGCCGCGGCATCCTCCTGGTCGAGGCGGTGTCGGCGGTGTGGGGGACCGTGCCGGTCAGTGGCGGCAAGCAGGTCTGGAGCGAACTGACGCTCCCGGAGTGA
- a CDS encoding CBS domain-containing protein produces MPQHVSDIMTSAPVTVEPQTSVTAVARIMRDQDLGAVLVTDGDELRGLVTDRDLVVRSLADGGDPEQITVAGACSDDLVTVAPEDDLDRAIALMREHAVRRLPVVDHGHAVGIVALGDLAMERDPESALGDISVARPNT; encoded by the coding sequence ATGCCCCAGCACGTCAGCGACATCATGACCTCCGCGCCCGTCACCGTGGAACCGCAGACCTCCGTGACCGCGGTGGCCCGCATCATGCGCGACCAGGATCTGGGAGCCGTTCTGGTGACGGACGGCGACGAACTGCGCGGCCTGGTCACCGACCGTGACCTCGTGGTGCGCTCGCTCGCCGACGGCGGCGACCCCGAGCAGATCACCGTCGCCGGCGCGTGCAGCGACGACCTGGTCACGGTGGCCCCCGAGGACGACCTCGACCGCGCCATCGCGCTCATGCGCGAGCACGCCGTACGCCGTCTCCCGGTCGTCGACCACGGTCACGCCGTCGGCATCGTCGCCCTCGGTGACTTGGCCATGGAACGCGACCCAGAGTCCGCCCTGGGTGACATCAGCGTGGCCCGCCCCAACACCTGA
- a CDS encoding glucose-1-phosphate thymidylyltransferase — MKALVLSGGAGTRLRPITHTSAKQLVPVANKAVLFYGLESIAAAGVTDVGMIVGDTAAEIQEAVGDGSKFGLDITYIPQERPLGLAHAVLIAREFLADDDFVMYLGDNFIVGGITDLVEEFRTHRPDAQILLTQVPDPRSFGVAELGPDGQVIGLEEKPEHPRSDLALVGVYLFTPRIHQAVDAIEPSWRGELEITHALQHLIDSRAEVRSTVIKGYWKDTGNVGDMLEVNRRVLETLEPRIDGEADEESETIGRVVVEEGARIVRSRVVGPVVIGAGTEIVDSYVGPFTSIAENCQVTDSELEFSIVLRDSSIRGVGRIESSLIGRHVEVTPAPKVPSAHRLVLGDHSKVQIHT, encoded by the coding sequence ATGAAGGCACTCGTGCTGTCCGGCGGCGCCGGGACACGGTTGAGGCCGATCACGCACACCTCGGCCAAACAACTCGTACCAGTGGCGAACAAGGCTGTCCTGTTCTACGGCCTGGAATCCATCGCCGCGGCCGGCGTCACCGACGTGGGAATGATCGTCGGCGACACCGCCGCGGAGATCCAGGAAGCCGTGGGGGACGGGTCGAAGTTCGGCCTGGACATCACCTACATCCCCCAGGAGCGCCCCCTCGGACTCGCCCACGCGGTACTGATCGCCCGGGAGTTCCTCGCCGACGACGACTTCGTCATGTATCTCGGGGACAACTTCATCGTCGGCGGCATCACCGACCTCGTCGAGGAGTTCCGCACCCACCGGCCCGACGCCCAGATCCTGCTCACCCAGGTGCCCGACCCGCGCTCCTTCGGCGTCGCCGAACTCGGCCCGGACGGGCAGGTGATCGGCCTGGAGGAGAAACCGGAACACCCCAGGAGCGATCTCGCCCTCGTCGGCGTCTATCTGTTCACGCCCCGCATCCACCAGGCGGTCGACGCCATCGAACCGTCCTGGCGCGGCGAACTGGAGATCACCCACGCCCTCCAGCACCTCATCGACAGCCGCGCCGAGGTCCGCTCCACGGTCATCAAGGGCTACTGGAAGGACACCGGCAACGTCGGCGACATGCTGGAGGTCAACCGCAGGGTCCTGGAGACCCTGGAGCCCCGCATCGACGGCGAGGCCGACGAGGAGTCCGAGACCATCGGCCGGGTCGTCGTGGAGGAGGGCGCGCGCATCGTGCGCTCACGCGTCGTCGGCCCCGTCGTCATCGGCGCCGGCACCGAGATCGTCGACTCCTATGTGGGACCCTTCACCTCCATCGCCGAGAACTGCCAAGTCACCGACAGCGAGCTGGAGTTCTCCATCGTGCTGCGGGACTCCTCGATCCGCGGTGTGGGACGGATCGAGTCCTCGCTCATCGGCCGCCACGTCGAGGTGACCCCGGCGCCCAAGGTGCCCAGCGCCCATCGCCTCGTCCTCGGAGACCACAGCAAGGTGCAGATCCACACATGA